The following proteins are encoded in a genomic region of Arachis stenosperma cultivar V10309 chromosome 4, arast.V10309.gnm1.PFL2, whole genome shotgun sequence:
- the LOC130976484 gene encoding putative late blight resistance protein homolog R1B-12 — protein MSMEVFKNLLKCLKVPEAEYKNAGEEKLKDMVRNRLNGKKYLVVLDDLWEANVWDKVKAPLPDNNNGSMILVTTRNDQIANYARSKEPHHQLHFLDENQSWEMFRNKVFGREECPPPLELIGRSIAFESCKGLPLAIKTTAGIVAKKERSEDAWEEIKNLLPYWSVAEDKEGEEMMKILKYSYDDLSEKMKPCFLYLGVFPEDEEIPVRDLILLWISEDFIKPIQTGRRLIEPEDIGEKYLKELVDRNLVQVVKRKSDGKGVKTCQIHDLIRELCILVSNDNPDNSNNARRLSFSRNKGSYACSVTCNHSSTCSLFVYGDYSEWSNHIPEDCPVNVLYLNGFDGLTTEKNAEYLERLKNLKFLKMDYPVLHRLFKLQSLQTTKVMSSWKEGIISVDEGLKQMRHFRSRRGEHLLVDERVKDRLQNFQTLCYVYADSQLGLLLNNCYFPNLRTLGLVISKDECQLVDENLRSLHRLSELRKLKLIFFYISERVPLGKIIFPSNLTKIVLYWCKDLNDQDMNALGRIRSLQILKLSDVECDQDVVNCGGAGSFPQLQVLIMIYVCVSSVTLEVGAMSRLRRAVFRQCFRLTLQSLPERMLSPGFDLHFIEPDYRYRYCGDDDDDDR, from the coding sequence ATGTCAATGGAAGTTTTCAAAAACCTTCTCAAGTGTTTGAAGGTACCCGAAGCTGAATATAAAAATGCAGGTGAAGAGAAGTTGAAGGATATGGTGAGAAACCGTTTGAATGGGAAAAAATATTTGGTAGTGCTTGACGATCTCTGGGAAGCAAACGTATGGGACAAGGTAAAGGCTCCTTTACCGGATAACAACAATGGCAGCATGATACTAGTAACTACTCGTAATGATCAAATAGCGAATTATGCAAGGTCAAAGGAGCCTCACCACCAACTACACTTCTTAGATGAAAATCAAAGTTGGGAAATGTTTCGCAATAAGGTGTTTGGTAGAGAAGAGTGTCCTCCTCCTTTAGAGCTTATTGGAAGATCAATTGCTTTCGAAAGCTGCAAAGGTTTACCATTGGCTATCAAAACCACAGCCGGGATTGTCGCCAAGAAGGAGAGATCAGAGGATGCATGGGAAGAAATCAAGAACCTGCTTCCTTACTGGTCTGTTGCTGAAGACAAGGAAGGTGAAGAGATGATGAAGATATTGAAGTATAGCTACGATGATCTGTCTGAGAAAATGAAGCCATGCTTCCTATATCTTGGGGTGTTTCCTGAAGATGAAGAGATTCCGGTGAGAGACTTAATCCTACTATGGATATCAGAAGACTTCATAAAGCCAATCCAAACTGGAAGAAGATTGATAGAACCTGAAGATATTGGTGAGAAATACTTGAAGGAGCTAGTGGATCGTAACTTGGTACAAGTTGTGAAGAGGAAGAGTGATGGCAAAGGcgtgaaaacatgtcagatccACGATCTCATCCGGGAACTGTGCATATTGGTGAGTAACGACAACCCTGATAACAGTAACAATGCTCGTAGGTTGTCGTTTTCCAGGAACAAAGGATCCTATGCATGTTCGGTAACATGTAATCATTCAAGCACTTGTTCCTTGTTCGTTTATGGAGATTACAGCGAGTGGTCAAATCATATTCCAGAAGATTGCCCAGTTAATGTGCTATATTTGAATGGATTCGATGGGTTAACAACTGAAAAGAATGCTGAGTACTTGGAGAGGTTGAAAAACCTCAAGTTCTTGAAAATGGATTATCCTGTCTTACATCGGTTATTTAAGCTTCAGAGTTTACAAACAACAAAAGTAATGTCCAGTTGGAAAGAAGGGATAATAAGTGTTGATGAGGGGTTAAAGCAAATGAGACATTTTCGTAGCCGCCGTGGTGAGCATTTATTGGTAGATGAAAGGGTAAAAGATAGACTGCAGAATTTCCAAACCCTGTGTTATGTTTATGCAGACTCACAACTAGGGCTCTTACTCAACAATTGCTACTTTCCCAACTTGAGAACACTGGGTTTAGTGATAAGTAAAGACGAATGTCAATTAGTAGACGAAAACTTGAGGAGCCTGCACCGCCTAAGCGAACTACGTAAACTgaaacttatttttttttacatctCTGAAAGAGTTCCATTAGGTAAAATTATATTTCCTTCAAATCTTACCAAGATTGTCTTGTATTGGTGTAAGGATTTGAATGACCAAGACATGAATGCTTTGGGACGGATTCGCAGccttcaaattttaaaattaagcgATGTAGAATGTGACCAAGATGTCGTTAATTGCGGTGGGGCTGGGAGCTTTCCGCAGCTTCAAGTGTTAAtcatgatatatgtatgtgtCTCAAGTGTTACATTAGAAGTTGGTGCGATGTCTAGACTTCGACGTGCTGTCTTTCGTCAGTGCTTTCGCTTGACGTTGCAGTCCCTTCCTGAACGAATGCTTTCCCCGGGATTCGACTTGCATTTTATTGAACCTGATTATCGTTATCGTTATtgtggtgatgatgatgatgatgacagATGA
- the LOC130975931 gene encoding TMV resistance protein N-like: MPPLRCLVMKQCLRVTALPEQLWSLTTLQKVDVVGPSDELEKSLRNVEVKKGCKLTLPKTVAMASSSSGQGATPYSLFKYDVFLSFRGYTRLRFTDALYHALINNGIDTFRDNDELRIGEELEGALLEAIERSRTKRPVLPVYYYVERSDVQYQLNEYAKAMTDHQEKGRYNHKLEAWRSALSQVGKIYGQRCDQNTPFGMAINKIVVEVIEGLPPLPLYIHRPLGCDFKLEEAKSLLQIDSSHASRLMLGIHGDGDLSQFVAELYNKIRCDFATASFLSSISKKTNASGGGLEDLQKTLLSEMKEKVDNKIGSTFSGSFEMKRRLGQKRVLLVLDDVDNIQQLKSLAGEIDWFGPGSRIIITTRYEYVLDEHAGVDIKKYRFDEGGNRGSSTMMEENVVGLEKDLDVIIDQLKEEDPKGRNVVSIVGMGGLGKTTLARKVYNSDEARELFPCRA; the protein is encoded by the exons ATGCCTCCTCTTCGGTGTTTGGTGATGAAGCAGTGTCTTCGAGTGACTGCGCTTCCTGAACAGCTCTGGTCCTTGACTACCTTACAAAAGGTGGATGTTGTTGGCCCCTCCGACGAATTGGAAAAAAGCCTCCGAAATGTTGAGGTCAAGAAGGGTTGCAAGCTCACT CTTCCAAAGACTGTTGCCATGGCAAGTTCATCATCAGGTCAAGGTGCAACACCATATTCACTTTTCAAGTATGATGTTTTTCTGAGCTTTAGAGGCTACACAAGACTCAGATTCACAGACGCACTCTATCATGCTTTGATCAACAACGGAATCGACACCTTCAGAGATAACGACGAGCTGAGAATAGGCGAGGAACTTGAAGGTGCTCTTCTAGAAGCAATTGAAAGATCAAGGAC GAAGCGACCGGTGTTACCAGTTTACTACTATGTGGAAAGATCAGATGTGCAGTACCAGCTCAATGAATATGCAAAAGCCATGACTGATCATCAAGAaaaaggcagatacaatcacaaGTTGGAAGCATGGAGGTCAGCCTTGTCTCAAGTAGGCAAGATTTATGGTCAACGCTGTGATCAGAATAC ACCATTTGGTATGGCTATTAACAAGATTGTGGTAGAGGTCATAGAAGGACTTCCTCCTTTGCCTCTGTATATTCACCGTCCACTTGGATGTGATTTTAAACTTGAAGAGGCAAAATCACTTCTACAGATTGATTCATCTCATGCTAGCCGTTTGATGCTGGGAATTCATGGAGATGGTGACCTAAGTCAATTTGTTGCGGAGTTGTATAACAAGATTAGGTGTGACTTTGCAACTGCAAGTTTTCTTTCCAGTATCAGTAAGAAAACAAATGCAAGTGGCGGTGGCCTAGAAGATCTACAAAAAACGCTTCTTTCTGAGATGAAAGAGAAGGTAGACAATAAGATCGGAAGCACATTTAGTGGATCTTTTGAAATGAAACGAAGACTAGGCCAAAAAAGAGTTCTTCTGGTTTTGGATGATGTTGATAATATACAACAACTGAAATCACTAGCTGGAGAAATCGATTGGTTTGGTCCTGGCAGTAGGATCATCATAACAACAAGATATGAATATGTGCTAGATGAGCATGCTGGTGTTGATATTAAGAAATATCGCTTCGATGAAGGTGGCAACAGAGGAAGCTCTACTATGATGGAAGAAAATGTAGTGGGATTGGAGAAAGACTTGGATGTAATAATTGATCAACTCAAagaagaagatccaaaggggagGAATGTTGTTTCCATTGTTGGCATGGGTGGGTTGGGCAAGACTACTCTTGCCCGAAAGGTCTACAATAGCGATGAGGCCAGAGAGCTATTTCCTTGCCGCGCATGA
- the LOC130976465 gene encoding disease resistance protein RPP13-like, whose amino-acid sequence MASSSSDQGATPYSHFKYDVFLSFKGYTRLRFTDALYHALVNKRIETFRDSEKLRIGQELEGALLEAIERSRMSILILCDEYPTSKWCLDELVKIMECSHNGTKRPVLPVYYYVTKSDVQYQLNEYAKAMIDHQNKGRYNHKLKAWRSALSQVGKIYGQRCNQNTPWGMALDNIVEEVTKRLPPMPLCIDRPLGCDSELEEAKSLLEIDSRATCLMLGIHGDGELSKFVAELYNKIRPHFVTASFLSNMSEKTNESGGGLEDLQETLLSEMGEEIKTKIGSTFKGSSEIKQRLGQKRVLLVLDDVDNIKQLKSLAGGIDWFGPGSRIIITTRYEDVLDEHVLNNGIEVKKYCYDEGEFDGNKGSYTMMEENIVGLQKDFDEVINQLKEEDSPRNVVSIVCMGGLGKTTLARKIYNSKEVRKLFPCRAWTTVSKEYMEKEVFRNLLNSLTSQKSKYENLREEELKEKVRKCLNGKKYLVVLDDVWETEAWDKLKDYLPDNKNGSMILITTRKNHVAYYARSKDPHHQQNFLDKDQSWEMFRNKVFGREECPHHLEPIGRSIAESCKGLPLAVKTIAGIVSKRERSEDAWEKIKNLLPYWSVFEDKEGVKLMQILKLSYDDLPEKMKPCFLYLGVYPEDCKIRVRDLIELWIVEGFIQPPEHTRMRSKALQPEDIGEQYLKELVDRNLVQVIHRKSDGESVRTCQIHDLIRELCITESARNINARKLSFSCNARSYTCSATCNESRTCSLFFFGDPENWSSHIPPEESFRVHVLYFSTSFLYKEGEEENIKNLLHLRYLRVRLSFTTNLLPTLDKLETLRILDNPLEIVDIRFGIEQLNYVRSVTGVKLLADTRRRMQNLRTLYHVCLDSEAEFLLNNGYFPNLTSLGLNLSSFRKKTMKPLSLHCPKSVNKLKLCYYNPENFSLDAIVFPPNLTKISLLCTNELNYGVMNALGRIASLRVLKLCGGLSSDETLHLGGAGSFPQLKVFIMRAVSVSYLTMEEGAMPRLRRVFIRECFELE is encoded by the exons ATGGCAAGTTCATCATCAGATCAAGGTGCAACACCATATTCACATTTCAAGTATGATGTTTTCCTGAGTTTTAAAGGCTACACAAGGCTCAGATTCACAGACGCACTCTATCATGCTTTGGTCAACAAAAGAATCGAGACTTTCAGAGATAGCGAGAAGCTCAGAATAGGCCAGGAACTCGAAGGTGCTCTTCTAGAAGCAATTGAAAGATCAAGGATGTCAATTCTTATACTGTGTGATGAGTATCCAACCTCCAAGTGGTGCCTTGATGAACTTGTCAAGATCATGGAGTGTTCCCACAACGGAACAAAGCGACCAGTGTTACCAGTTTATTACTATGTGACAAAATCAGATGTGCAGTACCAACTCAATGAATATGCAAAAGCCATGATTGATCATCAAAAcaaaggcagatacaatcacaaGTTGAAAGCATGGAGGTCAGCCTTGTCCCAAGTAGGCAAGATTTATGGTCAACGCTGTAATCAGAATAC ACCATGGGGTATGGCTCTTGACAACATTGTTGAAGAGGTCACAAAAAGACTTCCTCCGATGCCTTTGTGTATTGACCGTCCACTTGGATGTGATTCTGAACTTGAAGAGGCAAAATCACTTCTAGAGATTGATTCTCGTGCTACATGTTTGATGCTGGGAATTCATGGAGATGGTGAACTAAGCAAGTTTGTTGCGGAGCTGTATAACAAGATTAGGCCTCACTTTGTAACTGCAAGTTTTCTGTCCAATATGAGTGAGAAAACAAATGAAAGTGGTGGTGGCCTAGAAGATCTTCAAGAAACGCTTCTTTCTGAGATGGGAGAGGAAATAAAGACCAAGATCGGAAGCACCTTCAAAGGATCCTCTGAGATAAAACAGAGACTAGGCCAAAAAAGAGTTCTTTTGGTATTGGATGATGTTGATAATATAAAACAACTGAAATCACTAGCTGGAGGAATTGATTGGTTTGGTCCTGGTAGCAGAATCATTATAACAACAAGATATGAAGATGTGCTAGATGAGCATGTTTTAAATAATGGTATTGAGGTTAAGAAGTATTGCTATGATGAAGGTGAATTCGATGGCAACAAAGGAAGTTACACTATGATGGAAGAAAATATAGTTGGATTACAGAAAGACTTTGATGAGGTAATTAATCAACTCAAGGAAGAAGATTCTCCAAGGAATGTTGTTTCCATTGTTTGCATGGGTGGGTTGGGAAAGACTACCCTTGCTCGAAAGATCTATAACAGCAAAGAGGTCAGGAAGCTATTCCCTTGCCGTGCATGGACAACTGTTTCCAAAGAGTACATGGAAAAAGAAGTGTTTAGAAACCTTCTCAACTCTCTGACTTCACAAAAATCTAAATATGAAAATTTACGTGAAGAGGAGTTGAAGGAGAAGGTGAGGAAATGCTTGAATGGGAAGAAGTATTTGGTAGTGCTTGATGATGTTTGGGAAACAGAAGCGTGGGACAAGTTAAAGGATTATTTACCAGATAACAAGAATGGAAGCATGATACTGATAACTACACGTAAAAATCATGTGGCGTATTATGCAAGGTCAAAGGATCCTCACCACCAACAAAACTTCTTGGATAAAGATCAAAGCTGGGAAATGTTTCGCAACAAGGTGTTTGGCAGAGAAGAGTGTCCTCATCATTTAGAGCCTATTGGCAGATCAATTGCAGAAAGTTGCAAAGGTTTGCCATTAGCTGTCAAAACCATAGCCGGAATTGTTTCAAAGAGGGAGAGATCAGAGGATGCATGGGAAAAAATCAAGAACCTTCTCCCTTATTGGAGTGTTTTCGAGGACAAAGAAGGTGTTAAGCTGATGCAGATATTGAAGCTTAGCTACGATGACTTACCTGAAAAAATGAAGCCATGCTTTCTATATTTGGGGGTGTATCCAGAAGATTGTAAGATTCGAGTGAGGGACTTAATCGAGCTATGGATAGTTGAAGGCTTCATACAACCACCAGAACACACCAGAATGAGATCAAAGGCACTGCAACCTGAAGATATCGGTGAACAATACTTGAAGGAACTGGTGGATCGTAACTTGGTACAAGTCATACACAGGAAGAGTGATGGGGAAAGCGTGAGAACATGTCAGATCCATGATCTCATCCGGGAACTGTGCATAACAGAGAGCGCTAGAAATATCAATGCTCGTAAATTGTCCTTCTCTTGCAACGCAAGATCGTATACCTGTTCAGCAACATGCAATGAATCACGCACTTGTTCCTTGTTCTTCTTTGGAGATCCAGAAAATTGGTCCAGTCATATCCCACCAGAAGAAAGCTTCCGAGTTCATGTGCTGTACTTCTCAACAAGCTTCCTATATAAAGAGGGAGAAGAGGAAAATATCAAGAACTTGCTCCACCTAAGATACCTCAGGGTGCGCCTAAGTTTTACCACAAACTTGTTACCTACACTTGACAAGTTAGAAACATTGCGTATTCTGGATAATCCTCTTGAGATTGTCGACATAAGATTTGGGATTGAGCAATTGAATTATGTTCGCAGCGTTACCGGAGTGAAGCTATTAGCAGACACAAGAAGAAGAATGCAGAATCTGCGAACCCTGTATCACGTGTGTCTTGATTCAGAGGCAGAGTTCCTACTCAACAACGGCTACTTTCCTAACTTGACATCGCTGGGTTTAAACCTATCTTCATTTCGGAAAAAGACAATGAAGCCCTTGAGCTTGCATTGCCCAAAAAGTGTGAACAAGCTCAAGTTATGCTATTATAATCCCGAAAATTTCTCATTGGATGCAATTGTGTTTCCGCCAAATCTTACCAAGATTTCGTTATTGTGTACGAATGAGTTGAACTACGGTGTCATGAATGCTTTGGGACGGATTGCTAGTCTCCGAGTTTTAAAATTATGTGGAGGACTAAGCTCTGATGAAACTCTCCATCTTGGTGGTGCTGGAAGTTTCCCGCAGCTAAAAGTGTTTATCATGAGAGCCGTGTCTGTTTCATATCTTACAATGGAAGAAGGTGCGATGCCTCGTCTTCGACGTGTGTTCATCCGTGAGTGCTTTGAATTGGAGTGA